One Vicia villosa cultivar HV-30 ecotype Madison, WI linkage group LG5, Vvil1.0, whole genome shotgun sequence genomic window, ATCTAGAATAAGATACCGGTATCATAATATGGAAATACTTGTCCGATGAGTGCATAATGTCAAAATATTACAACACAGAAAAAAGGTtatgaataaaacataaataagcAACTACTACTGAGTATGCTTAATGCGAACACCAtgcgacctcctctgcctcctatacgTCGCCGCACCAACCGCCTCACTGACAACCCTCTCCATGATGGCAATCGCCTCTGGACCGCTCCGCTACATGATCCCTTTGTCCAATGCTTCCTGCCTAATTAGCTGTATCCACTGGCATATTGGCAGGAGATCAacggcatggtcatcctcggtcTACAGGTTCTTCAAGAGCTCCTCATGTGTTGGCCTAGGTGAGCATCCAAGAGCACCGAGTGTCATGATAGGATGTGACACCTGATAAAACCATGTCACATAAGCATCTACACAATTCCAGCTTTGGGTGGCCACCATACGCCGATACTCCTCAAGCACCAAATGATGCGCCAAATCCTCAAATGTAGCAGTGAGATCTCGACGGGTAACGGTGTCGGAAGCAGCCTCCAAAGGAAATCTCGGTATCATCTGTACACGTCCAAACTGTCTCATGCACCGCTCCGACAAATATctgaccatggtgttggtcccacaTGCCAACCAGCCAAAATATAATGTGATGCGGTCGAATGGGACAACATCATTGTAATCACTGAAAGGCGTCCACTGGATATCATCATGAGCAGTACGATCGAGTATGAATCCACCTTCTAATTCCCCATATGGAGGACGTATCGTGCAGCCCTAGGCATGATACGTAGTCGTGGATGCGGTGGAAGTATGAGATGATCCAGCTTTGAAACACAAATAAGATAATATGTTGGTGCACGTTAACGAATAACATATTAAAtgtgatataattaaaaataaatgtaccGTGAGGAGTGTGTAAGAGCCATTCAATTGTCTGGTCCTCCATAGACttgcttcattcagcttctggtataggtataccataATGGCGGTCCCTAGTTCCACTCGTGCACTCTAGTCAAATTAATAGCGTACTAGAGGTATGTCATGTCTATGTAGGTgacacttttgtccacaaagaggGATGTGCCAACCAACAACATGAACCAACACTGAAAGCGCAGGCCCAGTGGTACTCAAGAAAAACCCCATCACCCTCTTCCTCGGACTCTgctgccgccaccaagtggttctcataTAGCTCTTTTAGGATGGAGAACCAGATATGCGCCCCATTCGTTGCTCGACACTCAAAATCAGTAATATATGGGTTCATTCCCATATGATCCAACATCCACTCGATGGCCTCAATCCGTTGTATCCGGGAATGGTCCAATAACCTCCCTCTggtcggcaggtggagaagacacgcTATATCGTATAGGGTGATCGTCAATTCCCCAACAGGAAAGTGAAAataagacgtctccttgtgccaccgttCCGCAAAAGCCCCCTACATGCGAACAACCATTTTTGCAGACTACCATTTCTTGCCTAACTTATTCAAAATCTAATTTTTATCATCTAAACACTATCATTGACCTACAATAACTTCAACCTACAACATTATTCTAATATCTAACAGCCCTAATAACATTTACAAGCTAGAGTGTAAAGTTGTGGAAACTTACAATTTCTTGAAGCTTTGAGTAGATGTTGAATGGAGTTTTGAACCCTTTATCAATGTTTGGAAGGAGTTGTAGAGTAACAATGCTTTGAATACAACTTGGCAGAAATGAGTTTGAAatgaaaaagttttaattttGAAGAGAATGAACAGAAGGCGTGGTTGTTTGGGTTTTGTGAAAAACCGCAACaattttcagatatgcatatccgaagacaatttttttttttaaaaaaaaagagtgatttcggatatgcatatccgaaaacattttttttttataaaaaatgtctTCGGATATGTATATTCGAAATCACCCTTTTATGTGTCTTCGGATATGAATATCCGAAATATAGAagtattttagattttttacGGCGGATTTGTAAGAATGTATATAGGTGTAAAAAGAAATTTCCATTAAAAATATACAACTAAACCaaccaaatcatttcaaatattaataTAAAGTCTAAAAAAGGCATTAAACCTTTATTTTGGAAATGGATCATCTGCTGTTGAGCAGCAGTGCAGCCTATGTTTTGTGAGAGTAAGGAGAGAGAAATTGGATATCAAAAAAGAATTGCTGAAGATGAGAGAGAGTAAAAGGTAGAGAGATAGGAACAAAAGGTAGACATGAGGTAGAGCAGCAGTAGACGATCCAAATCCCTTTTTTTTCCATTAGCATGATATACTCCATGctatctattatttttattaaacaattttttaaaatattataacaaacataattattttttctaatatattacataatatgatttatatgaaatttattatttaaatatttctttataggaataatattaataaaaatatgatttacTAAAAAAATTTGATCGCATAAAATGGAACCAAATCAATttgtaaaaacaaacaaaaaatagcaCTTCTTATCTTACTAGGAATAAGAGGAAAACAGCTAGAAAAAAAatcgaaattaaaataaaaacaaaaaaagagtgATCAGCTGAATCAACGGTCAAATGATGGTTCACAGTTCACACACAATGTAATAGCATTGTGAAATATTTTGCCATTTTGAGTATTAAGCAGAATTTGCATGTGGCTTCATCCTCCCTTTTTTCCTGTATTGGTCTTTACTCTTTAATCTTCAACTACTTTTGTCTCAATAAAAGTGGGATACATTATACTAAAAAACCCATCAAGACAACAATGTTACCAAAGATAGAGAAAGCTGGGAAGATGAAAAGAAAGAGCTTGAATGATGCTGAAAATGTTTCTCATATTGAACCAATCAACCTTAACAACCAGGTAAAACCTTGTTCATCCactgattcttttttttttttttttgtttagcaATGTTGATACAGTTTATGGCTATTTTAGCTTTTAGACTAGTTAGTTTGTATGATATGAAAGTAGATTAAACCCTCTAGCTTTATTTCTCTAGATATTATGAAGatggtgattttttttttttttataaaatttaaatattacttaAAGGAggaatttttattgaaaataaaaacatGATCTTGGAAGCAAAATCagtttctccttcttttttttcatttaactatCTTAGGAAATCATTTGTTACACGGAGATGAAGCAAAAAAAATTAGGGGATGTTTTGAACATTTTTTGGTTCTCAGTTTTGCTAAACCTATTCATGGATGTATATGCTTGGTACTCATTTTGTTGCTTTGTATATATGTTCAGTTTGCCTCTGGCAGGAGATTCTCTATAAGGCTGGTTGAAAAGGGCACAACATTATTGCCAGGATGTTTAGAGCCTCCTATGTTAAGAGGACATTGTTCTGCCACTGATGCCATCCAACAACATGATGTTCTTCCACCTCAAACCATCAATTCTGTATGGAATAAATAATGTTTCTTATGCGCAATATCTATTTTATCGTAATTTTTCGTGCAATTTTCTGTCAACTTTATCAGCACGTATGAAAATTCAACGGACTGAATATATTTGGTGCAGGCATGTCAAAAGACTGATATTGTTGAAAACTCAACAGTAGGTGTACCAGAAgtaattgaggaagaagatgaggctgaaagtTCAACCCCGTCACTTAGTCTTAAACTAACTGAAATTGTTGCCATGGTGAGAAATGATGATGATTCCGAAACACAAAGCCGGCCTGAAGATAATGCATATCAAGTGAAGCCGGAGTATGTGGAGATATTaagaaaaatcatcaacaagCATGGAGATATTGCTAAGGATTGTAAGGCAAGAACAATGAAATATCGTTCAGTGATGTTGGAGAACATCTGTGAAGTCATATATGCATTGGACAACCAAAATGTTACAAACGTGAAAGGAGTGGAACAGATGATTGATCAAATCAATGATGTAAAAGTCATGGAGGTGAAGGTTGATTGGCTTCTCACGAGGCTAAATGAGATACTTGAGGCAAGACAAGCTTTTAAAGAGAGTAGCAAGCTAAAAGAGAAAACAGACAGCATTACGGAATTTATTGAAATTGCTaaaaaagaattgaaagaaagtgAAGATGATAAGAAGAAATTCTCACAGAAGCTTAAGGAAGCATGTGATAGAGAGGCTGCATGGAAAGCGAGATTGGCTGGAATGCAAACAGAGTCTATCATGGCATATCAAAGAGTCAAAGATGCCACATCTAAAGTTAAACGTTTTCTTAAGTGTTCCCTGATCGATGGTTTGCTCTAGTATGTTGCAAATTTcatctccttttttcttttttcttcatattagTGGTTTTAGGATTGGTTATGTTTAAACTGGTTTAATTTTAAGACTTCTGTTTCCTAACTCATGCATGACTTAAACAATTATATGCAGATTTTGGTAACAAATGTGTAGGGTTATAtccaattatatatatttatgcaTGGTGATTTGAATTTCCCTATGAATGTGCCTTATAGTTTTGGTTATTTGATGACTTGGTTATATGAATGTGTCTGAATAACTTTGAGATTTTCTGAGGAATCTGTATTGAAGGCTGTTGGGAGCTTCATCTACTTAGAACAGGGAAAGGGATGGTCTAACATATCGATATTTTAGTATTTAACAGTTAAAATGTTTTTATGTACAACTATCATATTTCCATAAAATGATTAAATGCATTCAGTTCTAAATCTAATAGTCCTCTGGTAACATAGACAATGTTGTAATATGGCGCTTATCGTTGATGGAAAGCCTAGTCTTACCAgtcttttgttttattattacaaGAATGTCTTTTTCTGTCTTCTAATAATCAATATATAGGTAAGCAATATTAACATTTATTGAATATTTATAAGCAATTTGAACTATATATATTcttttggttcttcaacttcattTTCTTTGTCAGAAATGGTGACAAGATTTCAAGAACCAAATGTTTTTGCTTACTAAAATGGTTAAGAGAAAAGGTTTGAAGAACCAAATATTTTTGCTTACTAAAATGGTTAAGAGAAAGGAGTGGAAATTGGAGGGCTGGTGGTGGTAggaggagaaagaagaagaaaaaatgcatATAActattagaaaaatcaattttggcatatattaaaaaaaattaattggaaTGCACCGACTATCTAAAGAAATTTTACACCGTCAGTAAATGGTAACCGTCAGATCTTAAATAAATATATCTAAAGTAATTATTATAAATGGTTGCGATAGATTGATTGTGTAAAACTTTTTATATCAGACAGATCTTGAACCGATTGAGCTTTTATACCCAGATGAGCTCAAAAATCGATGTGGAGATTTTTTACTGGTTATTATTCACGAATCTAGAAAGAGAGCTTTTCTCTAAGTGGCAGAACTCACGAACCAAACAGAAACCAACATTAATACCCAAAATAAATCTTAGTGAATTTGCAATAATACCCTTTTTAGAACAACCTCCTCACTTAAACACAAGAACGTTTCTCAAAGCGATATGACTAAAAATATATGAGAATGAAAaatattagagagagagagagagagagaggagagaataTTTTTTAGATGGAAAGAAATGAAGGAGAGAaatctatttataggccaaaggatGGTTTGAAACATGAAACAATCCATAGACGAAATTGGTACCATAAATAATCGATTGTTTGAACCCAATTTCGAAGATTTTAATAGAGAACTTTTACCTTTCATTAAGACAATATCATAATCAATTATCAACTTGTTTCGCCCTTATTTAAACGATTAAGTATTTGGTAAATTGATTAGGCAGTTCAAAAACTTAGAGGCTTCAAAATCAGTTTTAGCGATTGTGTGTGATATAGCCATATTACTTTACAAAAACGACCTTGTGTTTTTACAAAACAGTGATCACTTTAACAG contains:
- the LOC131607828 gene encoding uncharacterized protein LOC131607828; amino-acid sequence: MLPKIEKAGKMKRKSLNDAENVSHIEPINLNNQFASGRRFSIRLVEKGTTLLPGCLEPPMLRGHCSATDAIQQHDVLPPQTINSACQKTDIVENSTVGVPEVIEEEDEAESSTPSLSLKLTEIVAMVRNDDDSETQSRPEDNAYQVKPEYVEILRKIINKHGDIAKDCKARTMKYRSVMLENICEVIYALDNQNVTNVKGVEQMIDQINDVKVMEVKVDWLLTRLNEILEARQAFKESSKLKEKTDSITEFIEIAKKELKESEDDKKKFSQKLKEACDREAAWKARLAGMQTESIMAYQRVKDATSKVKRFLKCSLIDGLL